Sequence from the Panicum virgatum strain AP13 chromosome 5N, P.virgatum_v5, whole genome shotgun sequence genome:
tttcttgattcgaatcactcgaggggcccagagaaatctctctcttgcagagaggggcaaatcccatcttgaccgaccatgtctcacagcatgcttcttgacagacccgaaagtcacctttataactacccaattacggtgcagcgtttgatggctcctaagtaagtcggttcacatcttgagtacatacgacgatctcagatcttaggacacagcgtacatattgtgtaatgagaagtcattatctcgtgttgggtcagtccagtgtcatgtctcacatgagcccacattattagtttgacattcccatgtccatgacttgtgaaacgtagtcaatcaactaatacatgtgctagtctaatattcatgtgtgtcctcacaggAACTCCGACTagaaacattttagaatatacatacaagtaaagaatttcacaaatacttcacataatgattaatcaatacaagttgtcatctatGGATATttaaggaacactttattaatcatgaataaaaaaaatataattgtcTCTAGGACATATTTCCAACACCACGATCCCAAGAAACATTTGATGAGGATGCTAGCAATTACAATTGCACATGCAGAAGCAGAGAGAGCATTAAAAAAAGCTGCAATTGCACATTGCTTTGCATCAATTGCGCAGTTCCACAATCCCAAGAAACATTTGATGAGGATGCtagtgttgacggtccttaagtgcaaaatatttgccgtcaactcctgcataaaaacATAAAAAATGAACATCAACaatagtggtaggagttattactaacaaattccacgAGTATTGGTGAATTGTTGATTGTAGGGATACAAGTCGGGAATAACATGAAAACATACAGAAGACACAACAAAAATACACAGAACATCGCTGCCTGCGTTACACATCCAAAAGAGGCCTAATTGACAAAGCAAACGGACCAACCAAGACCGGGCACCGTGAATCCTGCACAAGAGGCCCACAAGGAGTGCACCGGCCAAAGATGGACTCGAACCGCCATAAatggggttcggccgaacccatggATGGGCTGAACCCCCACTGAGGCGGTTCAAGCTCAGTTTTGGAGAGAAGCTTGTGCTTATCCTCTAGAAGGCGGTTATCAACGTTCAAAAGCCACAATCCCAAGAAACATTTGATGAGGATGCTAGCAATTACAATTGCACATGCAGAAGCATAGAGAGCATTAAAAAAAGTTGTCATTGCACATTGCTTTGTATCAATTGTGCAGTTCAAAAGCCACAATCCCAAAAAAAACATTTGATGAAGATGCTAGCAATTACAATTGCACACATATGCATGACTGACAAAAACGAAATTCAAAACTGCATGCTACGAGAGAAATTCACACCCACACACCTAGGCTATACAGCAACACCACTGAAATATTTACAGATAAGCCATTCTCTCACCGATCGTTGTTGCTGGATCTGAAGGCTGCATCACCACGAAGCAGAAAGTGAAGATCTAACACCTGAGCAACAGCACATGGTTcaggagagaggaagagatcaatcaaaaaaaagaaagaagtttTGGAGCATGGAGGAAATGGGGAAAGAAATGGAAGTCATTGAACCAGTTCGttgcagaggaagctgcactcaCTCATCGAGGAGCAGTGCCTCCACCCCCATCGAGAAGCCGCGCCACCCTGCGATTTTTCTTGCTGGGGCAACGGCGGATCCCACCGCCGACACCTATGATGGCGCATCATTGGGATTTCGCTCCCTCAAAGGCCCTGTGCTGTTGCGGTACAGAGCTGCGCATcgctggctcctcctcctcctcctcttccatcACTTTCGCTCATGCTAGTACACCAAAGGGAAGAAATGGGAATGGATGTGGCCATGTGGGAACTGGGAATGGAGGAAGTGAGGaatagaggaagaggaagggccGCGGGGTGCCGCGTCAGTCAACAGCAGGGACCCCGGTAACGTACGGACAAAATCGATCTGTTATCGTCCGCCGCCGATCCGACGTTCGTGTGCATTGATTGACAGAAAAGCCAAATTGACAAGAAGCAaatctattttttaaaaaagacaCGCCGAGTGCTAGGGCATCTCCAGCACAACACTTCCTCAATACAtctcttttttttgtgaaaacaCAATACATGTTCCTTTCTCCAATAATTTTTGATTTATCATAATATTTCACCCAACTCTACTCATATAAAGAAAGAGCTGCTCATCTGATACATTACTTATTGCTCTGTTTGGCTGGCTATGGCTAGTAGCTCTGATTTGTTGtcagagaaaagtactgctagctggctggtagctggtggctgatactgatttggtgtgagaaaaacactgttggctggctggctgacCAGTCAGCTGAACAGAGCAAGACAAGATTATTGTGAGGGTTGTAAAAATATATCTCCCAATAATTATGAAAATGGTATTGGGATATCCAATTACATCTTATTgtaaatcattcaactaattCTTGGTGCATATTTCAAAAAATTCATACCCGAAAACACCTGCACATCTGCCatgttctcaaaattttccatgCACTATAGTAACTTCgaacgtttgaccactaattaaaagtattaaatatgaaTAACTAACAAAACACATTCCATAACCCCTGGTGAAATCGGAGaggaatctaatgaatctaattatacAATAATTAGATAATATTGTGCTACaataaataacctctaatgatggattaattaggcttaatagattcatctgaCCATTTTCTATCcatctgtgtaattagttttataattagtctatgtttaatacttctaagTAGTGTTGCAAACATTACCAAAAaaattttgcctttttttttgctaGTGGAGAGCACCTGTGTAAATGGGAAGAATTATCCATTTGACATTAAGAGGTTGTTTGGTTGCTAGCCACACTTTACCACACCTAATTTTAGTCAAGTTTGACCAAGTTGGTAGGTGTTTGGTTGGTAACTAAGTTTAGGCAAGATTTTTTTGGGCTCCACATGTCATAGACAAAAAATGTAACAAGATTCCATTAGACAAGAAAAATATGGTGGCCAAATTCTTTGCCACACTTCACAGTTGACACACTTAACTAAATGTGGCAAAATATAATTGGCAAccaaacaactcctaaaaacCCAAAGAGGCGCCCCCATGGCCGCCACATCTTCCGGACCTCTTTCCCAAGACGCTCCTGGCGCCTGGCGGAGCCGCGGAGAGATAGAAATTCAAATCCCATCCCGAAATTCCCAATCAGAAGCAACGagcgcccctcctcccgctcATCCGCCTTCCTCCATAAACTCAAATCAGACGTAGCGAGCCTTTCCCCCACACCAAATCCCCCCGAATCCGGAGGAATCCCCAGGTCGCCGGGCCCGATGACGACGGTACGTCGCCTCCCTCGGTCCCCATCTGCACCGCCCGAGTCCGCTTGCTGCTGGATTCGGCTCGGTTTTCTTCTCGGTTGGTGTTGGTTTTGTTGTTGATCGCTCGAGTCGATGGATGGCGCCGGTTGGtgcaggcgggggaggaggctgcggcggccggcgaggagctgGAGCCGCTCTTCTGCTACAAGCGGGTGCAGCCCACCATCGACTTCCGCTTCGGCGGTACGCATCCGGTCCTCTCCTCCGTGGGCTAGGTTTTCGTCCCGGCGAGTCGCTTCAGGGCCTTGTGGGTTTCGGTGTGCAGACAGCGACCTGGAGAAGGCGGACATCTTCAAGCACTGCAACAAACGCCGCAGCCACGGTGAGTGCGCGCGACTTCGGTTTCGATCTGGGGGGCGTGTTTTGTTCTGGAGTGTTGATGTGTTGGTCCTGGTCCGTGTTCGTTAGGAGGAGGAGGGTAAGCCTGACGAGAAGGCCGCCACTGCCAAGGCGGTGGATGTTGACGTGGATTggttgctgccgccgccgcccaaggcCGCGTTCAAGCCCTCTGCAGAGGAGGATAACGCGTTGCGAGAACTGAGGTATAACTATTGGGTTTTTTGTTCAGAATCTGCATGAACGTCTCGCTTGTGTGCACTCGTGCTGATCAGAGACATCGTGTGCTGGCTTACAGTTACACTGTTACATGGGCTGGAATATATCGGTTAGAAGCTGGGTTATGTCCTTTGTGGGGCAATGTTTGATGTTGGGcaggggtgcaaattggtgacccttaggtgcacctcaaaccctctttagttcaaaattttgttctAATCTTCCAAAATAAGATCTGATTTTggagaagtagtacaaaattttgaactaaagagggttggaggtgcacctaaagaTCACTAATTAACACCCCTACTGTTGGGTGTTGAGTTACTTATTACAGAAAGTGAGGCCTGCCAGTCTTCTAAATGACAATGCATTGGAAGGGGAAAATATTGTTGTCTTTGCCATCAGCATGCTTCATAATGGTGGAATGAATTGCACTAGTGGAATCATGCTCAGAATTGCTTTTGATTTACTTAGAAGAATGTTCAGAAAGAATTTTAGGGCATCTTTTATATGTGATACAGCAAGCAAGTTCATAGATAAGTCATTGCGGTCAGGTGTTCGGGAATTTTTCCTGGAGAATATGGCTGCAGCCTAATGTTTAAGGTGATTGTAACTTGCCAGCCTTTGGAGTCTTTCAGAGAACACTAGAATCTGGTCTGAGCATGAGTAGAAAACTTGTACATTATTTCATTACTGAGAGCAGTGAAGTTGAAATGAACTCCTGCATCTAATGTGACTGGCATTTTAATCATATGTGTTTCAAGGTCATAGATTTGGCATCAGAAAATATTGCTGTTGCTGCAGACTTACCATCACCTGAGTTGCACAATATGCAGGTTAAAGAGACAAGAGTTGGCAAAGTGGGCTGAATCAGTTCATGATATATTGCAAGACTTGGATGCAACTGCCAGGACGGAAGTTGTGTCCAAGGAACAACCTGAACAAATAATTATAGATGATGAACCTGAACCACAAGTGGAGAAAGTGAGGGAAAAGATAGTCATATCGATTCAGGACAAGAACGCCCGGCAGCAGTTTCGTGTTTTCAAGGTTATTATTATCTTTTTGCATAAACTAGTGTTGttaaaaaaaactcggccggggGGAGAGAACCGACCTGCGGGGTGCCGCTGGCTTGCTGTCACCACTCGGGCTAGCAACCTTAGGCACAATCTAGTGTTGTTGCTGTTCACAATTCATCCCATCTGATATATAGCTTTGAATACCAATTATAGGGTCATATGCTACTTTAGTTCAAGAGTTCAGGTTCTCCAACAAATAGTCACGCCAATTTGGTCTATTATAGGTCCTAACTATTGCACTTTCAATCTTATTCAAAAGATGATGTAGTTATGAACCTTTCTTCACCTTTGGTTGCTGAAACCTGATTCTGAGCATAGTTCTGATTTTTCACATTATAATGTTACGTTTGATTTCTAGTTGACATGGAGTCCTAAGCTAACCTTGTGCTGCATATACCTGTTCCAGGACGAGAAGTTTGACAAGCTTCTCAAGGTGTACGCCAAGAAGGCCAAGCTCAACCCATCCGATCTGGCCTTTGTGTTTGATGGTGAGAAAGTTAACCTATCATCAACACCTGAGgaccttgatcttgaggatgaTGACATGATTGAGGTGCGCCATAAGCGACATTGCGGGCTAGGAGCTCTGCAGGTTGCCCTTATATCTGCAGTTTTAGGCAAACTCAGATATCTTTTGCTTTCTAAAGTTCGTTGTCCATATCCATATACCAAAGACATGTGAGGTAATTGTATGTAGATCAGCTTTTGCCCAGTTCAAGGAACCATTGGTTCCCATTATCGCGTTTCAGATACGCTGCATCCACACATGTGCGTTTTTTCTTTTGTGACGACTGATGAGCCATATGCAGAACAGCAGAAGTGCCAGAGCACCCATGCACGCTTTCATTTGTGGAAAGTAGCGTAGGGGTGGCAAATTTGAGATGGTCAGCATGCTTGCTAATTTGAGCTGGAGATTTCTATCCAATTTCTTGATCCTGAAAAATTCCTCAACCAATCCCCTCCTAACCAGGCCATGGTAATGGTAGTGTCAACTGTTAAGCACAGTTAAATACAAGCATTTGGTGCGACCTGACAAAGGAGTTACTGGATTCAGGCAATTCCAAGGTTTTCTCTCGATCCAAATCCAATTGCCAGCCTCATATACTGAGAGGAATGCAGCAGAGGGGCTCGAATTGAATCACAAAAATGCCAAGCGGACGAAAGGTAAAATTCATTAGAACCAACCCACCACATAAAAACTAGACACGGacggaagaaattttgaaacAGGCGTTTGTTTGTATACATTACAAATCGAACAGCAAGGAATTACAAGCTTCAGAGCAAGTTCCACATCATACGACAATGATGACCTCGAAACAGAACACGGTTAATTTTTCAATCCAATTCTGTCAGGAAATCGTGATAGCTACCTTTTTTTCTTGTGAATCGCTTCTTTTGGCAGGAATATTTTATAATTAAAATATATGGACGGTCTTTGAACTTGTCTCGATGTGTCATCTagggccatgtttagttcttaaaaaaatttctacagtactcATCACATTGAATTTTTGAAcatatgtatggagcattaaatgtatttgaaaaaataactaattacatagtttaacaTTAAATggcaagatgaatcttttaagtctaattagttcatgattggatattaattatcaaataacaacaaaagtgctatagtaccaaaattcaaaaaattgggTCCACGCTTCGCCGGGCTGTACAAGATCCTGGAACACATCGGTGCAGTCGCGTACAAGCTCGAGCTCCCTGCTGGGGCTCGCATCCACGACGTGTTCCGCGTCGGCGTCCTGAAGCCATTCCACAGAACACCACCTGCAGAAACACCACATCTTCCTCCACTCCAGGATGGCCGCCTGCTTCCTCCGCCGGAACATGTTCTGCATGCTAGTCTTCGCCGTGGAACAAGGCATGTTCTGGTCTAGTGGGCTGGCATGAGCTCCGGCGAAGCGACTTGGGAAACGGTGGATTCATTCCGTTCTGAGTATCCTATattccagctcgaggacgagctgttttTCGAGGAGGCGAGAGATGTTATGGTCGGTAAAGTGTATTAGCGGCGGCGCAGTGGCTAGGGAGCGTCTAGTCGAGTCTGTTTGGATCGGTTTGTATTGAGTCAGTTATCCTTAGTTCAAACTCTAGGAAGTTATCTTTTAGTGTGTTGAGTATATGTACTGATGTACCAGATGGAAATCAAATTAGCTGGAGATTGAATTAATCTCTTCAGCCCTTGGCACTGCTCTCTGTTCGTTCGTGCTATTGTGCTCGACGGCGGCCGCCAGGACGGCGTCGCGctctcaccgccgccgctcgccttcaCCCCGCCCACCCACTGCTCACGACTACAACCTGAGGAAGACAAGCCCTAACAAATCTGGTATTAGTATTGCCAGGCACCATGTCTTCGGGTgcgcccaccgccgccatctcctcgtCCACCACCTCCGCGCTCGCCCCGCCCATCTCTTCCGCTCCGCCGCAAAACTCCACTCCACTGCCTACCCTATCCGTTCCCCTTGCCGCAATCGACTCCCTCACCACCGCCATATACGGCCTCCAGCGCCAGATGAGTCAACTCGCCACCCGCGTCGCCGACACTGAGGAGGCTGCCCCCATGATCACCGGCGGTCCATCTGTGCCCCCCTACGGCATGCCTAGATTCGGCAGCATTCCGGCTGTACCCTCCACCATGCCCTCCGTCGTTCATATGACAGGGGCCAACCGTCCAACCCCCATCACCCAGATCCCCTTTCCACATTCGCCCTCCCCGATTCCGCTCATCGGCGGCCCATCCCTGAGCGCCGCTCCTCCCCATGCTGACCACACCGACGGATTGGGCGTCCCCCGCTTCTACAAGCTTTCTTTTCCGACGTTTGACGGCAAAGAAGATCCAGGTTGCTGGCTCAACCGCTGCGACCATTTCTTCCGTGCGCAACACACCGGGGAGGCAGACAAGGTCTGGCTCGCCTCCTTCCACATGACCGGCGC
This genomic interval carries:
- the LOC120676702 gene encoding uncharacterized protein LOC120676702 produces the protein MTTAGEEAAAAGEELEPLFCYKRVQPTIDFRFGDSDLEKADIFKHCNKRRSHGECEEEGKPDEKAATAKAVDVDVDWLLPPPPKAAFKPSAEEDNALRELRLKRQELAKWAESVHDILQDLDATARTEVVSKEQPEQIIIDDEPEPQVEKVREKIVISIQDKNARQQFRVFKDEKFDKLLKVYAKKAKLNPSDLAFVFDGEKVNLSSTPEDLDLEDDDMIEVRHKRHCGLGALQVALISAVLGKLRYLLLSKVRCPYPYTKDM